The proteins below are encoded in one region of Leptotrichia sp. oral taxon 218:
- the lspA gene encoding signal peptidase II, with product MNYGIIIVGLALFDQITKYIIYQVAKGQAGFSIPIIKNFFHITYVENHGMIFGLAQGKINAVTIFSVLLIIFIIFSEYKNFKNYSKWTKVGISVIAAGALGNMIDRVFRNFVIDMIDFRGIWNFVFNVADMYVHIGIYIIVIDYLVRKYKIKRGK from the coding sequence ATGAATTATGGAATAATAATAGTGGGATTGGCTCTGTTTGACCAAATTACAAAATACATAATTTATCAAGTTGCAAAAGGTCAAGCGGGGTTTTCAATCCCGATTATAAAAAATTTTTTTCACATTACTTATGTTGAAAATCACGGTATGATTTTTGGACTAGCGCAGGGGAAAATAAATGCAGTTACGATATTTAGTGTACTTTTGATTATTTTTATAATTTTTAGCGAATACAAAAATTTTAAGAATTATTCAAAATGGACAAAAGTCGGAATTTCTGTTATAGCCGCTGGAGCGTTAGGAAATATGATTGACAGAGTTTTTAGAAATTTTGTAATTGATATGATAGATTTTCGTGGAATTTGGAATTTTGTATTCAATGTTGCAGATATGTATGTTCATATTGGGATTTATATTATTGTTATTGATTATTTAGTAAGAAAATATAAAATAAAAAGAGGTAAATAG
- the ileS gene encoding isoleucine--tRNA ligase has translation MSENNNPEKVDYAKTLNLPKTSFKMKANLAQKEPLTLRDWKKAEIYEKSLKEGAPFFVLHDGPPYANGDIHIGHALNKILKDIILKYKRLRGYNAPYIPGWDTHGLPIEWKIMEELGEKAKNMTPLQIRQECKKYALKWVEKQKEGFKRLGVLGNWDNPYITLRPEYEAEQLKVFKEIYENGYIYKGLKPVYWSPTTETALAEAEIEYKDVTSHSIYVKFEGEKDLTDKLGVDEASILIWTTTPWTLPANLGVFLHPEFDYGLYKTEKGNLVVAKDLAEDVFKTLDLSYELLKEFKGTELEYTHYQHPFLDRKGLVMNADYVTIDAGTGAVHTAPGHGADDYNYSLKYNIGILSPVDDKGHMTKEAGKYEGMFYAKASKAIVEDLTESGHMLYHTTFVHSYPHDWRSKKPVIFRATEQWFISIDESDIRENALKALENVEFVPSWGKNRIGSMLETRPDWTISRQRVWGVPIPLFYNRATDEVIYEPEIMDRIIELVKKEGTDIWWKYEAKEIIGDELLEKYNLKDVDIRKERSIMDVWFDSGVSHRSVLVPRNLPRPADLYLEGSDQHRGWFQSSLLTSIASTKDAPYKRILTHGFTMDGQGRKMSKSLGNTILPKDITEKYGADILRLWVSSVDYREDVRISENILQQMSDAYRRIRNTARFLMGNLNNFDYANDKVDYKDMFEIDKWAMHKLEELKEKTTEYYDKYEFYSLFQEITYFCSMEMSSFYLDIVKDRLYCEGTTSIERRSAQTVLTEVLKVLVRIISPVLSFTADEIWERIPEALKEEESVHLSKWIEANPEYLNEELAKKWDKIARLRREVNKKLEAERQTGLIGHSLDARVLLNIANAEYSFIKDYTENEVSDLFIVSQVKFVNDNLAESEIEGISISVEKASGEKCERCWKYDEEVGHDHNHSDVCPRCAKVLNELEGKN, from the coding sequence ATGTCAGAAAACAACAATCCAGAAAAAGTGGATTATGCAAAAACGCTTAATTTGCCAAAGACAAGTTTTAAAATGAAAGCTAATTTGGCACAAAAAGAACCTTTGACATTAAGGGACTGGAAAAAAGCTGAAATTTATGAAAAATCATTGAAAGAAGGAGCACCATTTTTTGTGCTTCACGATGGACCGCCTTATGCGAATGGAGATATTCACATTGGACATGCGTTAAATAAAATATTGAAGGATATTATCTTAAAATATAAGAGATTAAGAGGTTATAATGCACCGTATATTCCAGGATGGGATACTCACGGACTTCCTATTGAGTGGAAAATAATGGAAGAACTTGGGGAAAAAGCAAAAAATATGACTCCACTGCAAATTAGACAAGAATGTAAAAAATATGCATTAAAATGGGTGGAAAAACAAAAAGAAGGATTTAAAAGACTTGGAGTTTTAGGAAACTGGGATAATCCTTATATCACTTTAAGACCTGAATATGAAGCAGAACAATTAAAAGTATTTAAAGAAATTTATGAAAATGGATATATTTATAAAGGGTTAAAACCAGTGTACTGGTCGCCAACTACTGAAACTGCACTTGCAGAAGCAGAAATTGAGTATAAAGATGTAACTTCTCATTCAATTTATGTAAAATTTGAAGGGGAAAAAGATTTGACTGATAAATTAGGTGTGGATGAAGCAAGTATTTTAATTTGGACAACAACACCTTGGACATTGCCAGCAAACTTGGGAGTATTCTTACATCCTGAATTTGATTATGGATTGTATAAAACTGAAAAAGGTAATCTTGTAGTTGCAAAAGACTTGGCTGAAGATGTGTTTAAAACATTGGACTTGTCGTATGAATTATTAAAAGAATTTAAAGGGACAGAATTGGAATATACTCATTATCAACATCCGTTCTTAGATAGAAAAGGGTTAGTAATGAATGCTGATTATGTAACAATAGATGCAGGTACAGGAGCAGTTCATACAGCACCTGGACATGGGGCAGATGACTATAATTATTCATTGAAATATAACATTGGAATTTTGTCGCCAGTAGATGATAAAGGGCATATGACTAAAGAAGCTGGAAAATATGAAGGAATGTTCTATGCAAAAGCAAGTAAAGCGATTGTTGAAGACTTGACCGAAAGCGGACATATGTTATATCACACAACTTTTGTTCACTCGTATCCACATGATTGGAGAAGTAAAAAACCAGTTATTTTCAGAGCAACTGAACAATGGTTCATTAGCATTGACGAAAGCGATATTAGGGAAAATGCATTAAAGGCATTGGAAAATGTTGAATTTGTGCCATCTTGGGGTAAAAATAGAATTGGTTCAATGTTAGAAACTCGTCCTGACTGGACTATTTCAAGACAAAGAGTCTGGGGAGTGCCAATACCATTATTTTATAACAGAGCGACTGATGAAGTTATTTATGAGCCAGAAATTATGGATAGAATAATTGAATTGGTTAAAAAAGAAGGAACTGACATTTGGTGGAAATACGAAGCCAAAGAAATTATTGGAGATGAACTTTTAGAAAAATATAACTTGAAAGATGTGGATATTAGAAAAGAAAGAAGTATAATGGATGTATGGTTTGATTCTGGAGTTTCGCATAGAAGTGTGCTAGTTCCAAGAAACTTGCCAAGACCAGCAGATTTATATCTTGAAGGAAGTGACCAGCACAGAGGTTGGTTCCAATCTTCACTATTGACATCAATTGCAAGTACAAAAGATGCACCTTACAAGAGAATATTAACTCACGGATTTACAATGGACGGACAAGGTAGAAAAATGTCTAAATCACTTGGAAACACAATACTTCCAAAAGATATTACAGAAAAATACGGAGCAGATATTTTAAGACTTTGGGTATCTTCGGTAGATTACAGAGAAGATGTGAGAATTTCTGAAAATATTTTACAGCAAATGTCAGATGCATACAGAAGAATTAGAAATACAGCGAGATTCTTGATGGGTAACTTAAATAACTTTGACTATGCAAATGATAAAGTTGACTATAAAGATATGTTTGAAATTGACAAATGGGCAATGCACAAACTGGAAGAATTAAAAGAAAAAACAACTGAATATTATGATAAATACGAATTTTACAGTTTATTCCAAGAAATTACATATTTCTGCTCAATGGAAATGTCTTCATTCTATCTTGACATCGTAAAAGACAGACTTTACTGTGAAGGTACAACTTCAATCGAAAGAAGAAGTGCTCAAACTGTGCTGACAGAAGTTCTAAAAGTGTTAGTAAGAATTATTTCACCAGTATTGTCGTTTACTGCTGATGAAATTTGGGAAAGAATTCCAGAAGCATTAAAAGAAGAAGAAAGTGTGCATTTATCAAAATGGATTGAAGCAAATCCTGAATACTTAAATGAAGAGTTGGCTAAAAAATGGGATAAAATCGCTCGTTTAAGAAGAGAAGTAAATAAAAAACTGGAAGCAGAAAGACAGACTGGATTAATAGGGCACTCTCTTGATGCAAGAGTTCTTTTAAACATTGCCAATGCTGAATATTCATTTATAAAAGATTATACAGAAAATGAAGTTTCTGATTTATTTATCGTATCTCAAGTTAAATTTGTAAATGATAATTTAGCAGAAAGCGAAATCGAAGGAATAAGTATAAGTGTGGAAAAAGCGTCTGGAGAAAAATGTGAAAGATGCTGGAAGTATGATGAAGAAGTTGGGCACGATCACAATCATTCAGATGTTTGTCCGAGATGTGCAAAAGTTCTTAATGAATTGGAAGGTAAAAATTAA
- a CDS encoding L-lactate permease, which produces MGLFLIGLVPIVVFLILLTFLKKSAMFSAYASLVVAIILNFIVPGWQMPVQGVIASIIEGFATAWMPIGFVVFAALFAYDLSVKTGKIETIKSMLGSISTDKRAQALILAWGFGGFIEGIAGYGTAVAIPAAIMVSLGFTPLSAALICLIANSTPTAFGTVGLPVTTMISNFKLNAGETAFYTSLLLLVLTCIIPFILVIMANKEIDGGKNAAFGRGILPVVIASIIGYLTQPFIAKAMGAELPTILSSLFAMILMIVATKIFIKEDKSAKSNKGQAITGKDAFMAWVPYILMIILIIGTSPVVEAVHKALEPTTTHFNFALGHEATWFKDKGDPSVIFKWILAPAAPLFVATVIAGFIQGVKPKVMAETLKETILSKLPSVVVIMGIVALSVVMKHSGMIESIAKGFAATGKFFPVISPFLGTIGTFVTGSDLASNLLFGGVQVNIAGSNEALKALYIAAGTGGATGGKMISPQNIAIAASTVGLMGKEGDMLKFTVKYSIAYAAVLGILTFIGAGILH; this is translated from the coding sequence ATGGGATTATTTTTAATCGGATTAGTGCCAATAGTTGTATTTTTGATACTATTAACTTTTTTGAAAAAATCAGCTATGTTTAGTGCGTATGCCAGTTTAGTAGTGGCAATTATTTTAAACTTTATTGTTCCTGGATGGCAAATGCCAGTTCAAGGGGTTATCGCTTCAATTATTGAAGGATTTGCAACAGCGTGGATGCCTATCGGTTTTGTAGTATTTGCTGCATTGTTTGCTTATGATTTATCAGTAAAAACTGGTAAAATTGAAACAATCAAATCAATGTTAGGAAGCATTTCAACAGATAAAAGAGCTCAAGCATTGATATTAGCTTGGGGATTTGGTGGATTTATAGAAGGTATTGCAGGATATGGGACAGCAGTTGCGATTCCAGCAGCAATCATGGTTTCATTAGGATTTACTCCACTAAGTGCAGCTTTAATTTGTCTTATTGCAAACTCAACACCAACAGCGTTTGGAACAGTTGGACTACCAGTTACAACAATGATTTCAAACTTTAAATTGAATGCTGGGGAAACAGCATTTTATACATCATTATTGTTGTTAGTTTTGACATGTATTATACCATTTATCTTGGTAATAATGGCTAATAAAGAAATTGATGGTGGAAAAAACGCAGCATTTGGAAGAGGAATTTTACCTGTAGTTATTGCTTCAATTATTGGTTATTTAACACAACCATTTATCGCAAAAGCAATGGGTGCTGAATTGCCAACAATTTTATCAAGTTTATTTGCAATGATTTTGATGATAGTTGCTACTAAAATCTTTATTAAAGAAGATAAAAGTGCAAAATCTAATAAAGGTCAAGCTATTACTGGAAAAGATGCATTTATGGCTTGGGTTCCATATATTTTAATGATAATCTTAATTATTGGAACAAGTCCAGTTGTAGAAGCTGTTCATAAAGCGTTAGAACCAACAACTACACATTTCAATTTTGCTTTGGGACATGAAGCTACATGGTTTAAGGATAAAGGAGATCCGAGTGTAATATTCAAATGGATTTTAGCACCAGCTGCACCATTATTTGTTGCAACTGTTATAGCAGGATTCATTCAAGGTGTAAAACCAAAAGTTATGGCTGAAACATTAAAAGAAACAATTTTAAGTAAATTACCTTCAGTTGTGGTAATTATGGGAATTGTGGCATTATCAGTAGTAATGAAACATAGTGGAATGATTGAAAGTATAGCAAAAGGATTTGCTGCAACAGGTAAATTCTTCCCAGTAATTTCGCCGTTCCTAGGAACTATCGGTACATTCGTAACAGGAAGTGACTTGGCATCTAACTTGTTATTCGGTGGAGTTCAAGTAAATATAGCAGGATCAAACGAAGCGTTGAAAGCATTGTATATTGCCGCTGGTACAGGTGGAGCAACAGGAGGAAAAATGATTTCTCCGCAAAATATTGCAATTGCCGCTTCAACAGTTGGATTAATGGGTAAAGAAGGAGATATGCTTAAATTCACTGTTAAATATTCAATAGCTTATGCAGCTGTTTTAGGTATTTTAACATTCATCGGAGCAGGAATACTTCATTAA
- a CDS encoding Tex family protein, translating into MDILKNVASELKFGESQVENTIKLFDEGATVPFIARYRKEVTGNLDEEQIRDVIEKVTYYRNLEKRKEEVLRLIEEQGKLTDELKNSITCATKLQEVEDLYLPYKKKKKTKADIAKEQGLEPLTEFALMPTTTFEMLEKEAEKYLSEEVLSIEDAINGVHLIIAQNISEDVKIREFLRDKISEFGILDSKVVEKNKENDEKGVYQDYYDYSELVKKAASNRILAINRGEKEKILKVDIEIDEKTEKFIMDFILDTFENKNLVEFLSEVIKDSLDRLAYPSIKNEVRNIYTEKAEEEAINIFSENLEKLLLQPPLSKKTLMGLDPGYRTGCKLVIINKDGFYETNDVLFLVEGVHNPKQLETAKKKILDYIKKYDVDIIAIGNGTASRETESFVANIIKEASKPVSYLIVSEAGASVYSASKIAIEEFPDLDVTARGAISIARRIQDPMAELVKIDPKSIGVGMYQHDVNQKKLNETLEQTIEHVVNNVGVNINTASWALLSFVSGIKKNVAKNLVDYRHENGDFKDRKELKKVKGLGTKAFEQMAGFVVVPNSKNPLDNTIIHPESYHIAETILKEANCKVDDLKSNLDEVRQKLKTVNLDKIIKENDFGPQTAKDVYEALLKDRRDPRDEFEKPLLRSDILNMDDLQEGMVLEGTVRNVAKFGAFVDIGLKGDALLHISEISDKFVKDATKELSVGQIIKVKILSLDKERGRVGLTRKGL; encoded by the coding sequence ATGGATATTTTAAAAAATGTGGCAAGTGAGCTAAAATTTGGCGAGTCACAAGTGGAAAATACAATAAAACTTTTTGATGAAGGGGCAACTGTGCCGTTTATTGCTCGTTATAGAAAAGAAGTTACAGGTAATTTGGACGAGGAGCAAATTAGGGATGTAATTGAGAAAGTTACTTATTATAGAAATTTGGAAAAGAGAAAAGAAGAAGTTTTAAGACTTATAGAAGAGCAGGGAAAATTGACTGATGAACTGAAAAATAGCATAACTTGTGCAACAAAACTTCAGGAAGTGGAAGATCTTTATTTACCTTACAAAAAGAAGAAAAAAACGAAGGCGGATATTGCGAAAGAGCAAGGGCTAGAACCTTTGACAGAATTTGCGTTGATGCCGACAACTACTTTTGAGATGTTAGAGAAAGAAGCGGAAAAATATTTGAGTGAAGAAGTTTTGTCGATTGAAGATGCGATTAATGGAGTGCATTTGATTATTGCGCAAAATATTTCAGAAGATGTGAAAATAAGGGAATTCTTGAGAGATAAAATTTCAGAATTTGGAATTTTGGATTCTAAAGTTGTGGAGAAAAATAAGGAAAATGATGAAAAAGGGGTTTATCAGGATTACTATGATTATTCGGAGCTTGTTAAAAAAGCGGCTTCTAATAGAATTTTGGCGATAAATCGTGGGGAAAAAGAAAAAATATTAAAAGTTGACATTGAAATTGACGAAAAAACTGAAAAATTTATAATGGACTTTATTTTGGATACTTTTGAAAATAAAAATTTAGTTGAATTTTTGAGTGAAGTTATAAAAGATTCGCTGGATAGACTGGCTTATCCGTCGATAAAAAATGAAGTGAGAAATATTTATACTGAAAAAGCTGAGGAAGAAGCGATTAATATTTTTTCTGAAAATTTAGAAAAACTTCTTTTACAACCGCCTTTGAGTAAAAAAACATTGATGGGCCTTGATCCTGGTTATAGAACAGGTTGCAAACTGGTAATTATTAATAAAGATGGTTTTTATGAAACAAACGATGTGCTTTTCCTGGTTGAAGGAGTGCATAATCCAAAACAGCTTGAAACAGCGAAGAAAAAAATATTAGATTACATAAAAAAATATGATGTTGATATTATTGCAATTGGGAATGGAACGGCTTCTCGTGAAACTGAAAGTTTTGTGGCAAATATCATAAAAGAGGCGTCAAAACCTGTGTCATACTTGATTGTAAGTGAAGCAGGAGCTTCAGTTTATTCAGCTTCAAAAATTGCAATTGAGGAGTTTCCTGATTTGGATGTAACGGCGAGAGGAGCGATTTCGATTGCTAGAAGAATTCAAGATCCTATGGCTGAGCTTGTAAAAATTGATCCAAAATCAATTGGAGTTGGAATGTATCAGCATGATGTAAATCAGAAAAAATTGAATGAAACATTGGAACAAACGATTGAGCATGTTGTAAATAATGTTGGAGTCAATATTAATACGGCTTCTTGGGCATTACTTAGTTTTGTGTCTGGAATTAAGAAAAATGTAGCAAAAAATCTTGTAGATTACAGACATGAAAATGGAGATTTTAAGGATAGAAAAGAATTGAAAAAGGTAAAAGGGCTTGGAACGAAGGCGTTTGAACAAATGGCAGGATTCGTTGTAGTGCCTAATAGTAAAAATCCTTTGGATAATACGATAATCCATCCAGAATCGTATCATATCGCTGAAACTATTTTGAAGGAAGCAAATTGTAAGGTTGACGATTTAAAATCTAATTTGGATGAAGTTAGACAAAAATTGAAAACAGTGAATTTGGACAAAATTATAAAAGAAAATGATTTTGGACCGCAAACTGCAAAAGATGTTTATGAAGCGTTGTTAAAAGATAGAAGAGACCCAAGAGATGAGTTTGAAAAACCATTATTGAGATCGGATATTTTAAATATGGATGATTTGCAAGAAGGAATGGTTTTGGAAGGAACTGTGAGAAATGTGGCTAAATTTGGGGCTTTTGTGGATATAGGGCTAAAAGGGGATGCACTGCTTCATATTTCTGAAATTTCTGATAAATTTGTAAAAGATGCTACAAAAGAGCTATCTGTGGGGCAAATTATTAAAGTTAAAATATTGTCGCTGGATAAAGAGCGTGGAAGAGTGGGACTTACGAGAAAAGGATTATAA
- the smpB gene encoding SsrA-binding protein SmpB, whose amino-acid sequence MILSKNKKAFHDYFIEEKLEAGIELVGTEVKSVKAGKISIKESFVRIIRNEIFIMNMHITPYEFGNINNVPESRVRKLLLSRREINKWEAKIKEQGYTIVPLSVYTKQRLVKVEIALAKGKKLHDKRETLKRKDIDRNLKKIQKDFLR is encoded by the coding sequence ATGATTTTATCAAAAAATAAAAAAGCGTTTCACGACTATTTCATTGAAGAAAAATTGGAAGCTGGAATTGAACTTGTGGGAACTGAAGTAAAATCTGTTAAAGCTGGTAAAATAAGTATAAAAGAGAGTTTTGTCAGAATCATAAGAAATGAAATTTTTATTATGAATATGCATATAACACCTTACGAATTTGGAAATATTAATAATGTGCCAGAATCGAGAGTGAGAAAATTGCTTTTGAGCCGAAGAGAAATCAATAAATGGGAAGCCAAAATCAAAGAGCAAGGATACACAATTGTGCCACTTTCAGTTTATACAAAGCAAAGACTTGTAAAAGTGGAAATTGCACTTGCAAAAGGGAAAAAACTTCACGATAAAAGAGAAACTTTAAAAAGAAAAGATATAGACAGAAATCTAAAAAAAATTCAAAAAGATTTTTTGAGATAA
- a CDS encoding ribonuclease R family protein has product MREKKSKKNKKEVERFKENKNENKNKSEKKDRKDRKNRKDNKFFEKKVLKKNESENEKIKKFEEREEKELEYLKKVLAEYEFNFQEILQLLEWSPKKRKIYKMLLNHWEEKGEIFLKRNGKYTLPEKEGFLRGEISIGNGNFGFLDILGEHSVFIPGAYLNTAMDGDTVLVRILKESSSSKKREGEVVNVIKRNREIIVGIFEHNLSFGFVRPKNSPSDIYIPKKFIKGAKTGDLVAVKIDFWGDDTRKPEGEIVSVLGNPQDTEVLISSLLLNEGIEEKFPNEVLKELDKIDEDFTNELSNRKDLRNLDIITIDGADAKDLDDAVYVEKMEDRYKLIVSIADVSHYVVENTALDSEALKRGNSIYLVDRVIPMLPRKLSNNLCSLNPNEDKLTFSVEMEIDFKGKVVKNNFYKSVIKSKYRMTYDDVNKIFDYQRDKKSENNGKNEKTENLSEEKKERFLENKKVFEKYEKISEMLKNMLELSKIIRANKKRRGSIDFELPEIKVVLDENKLVKDIKLRSRGEAEKLIEDFMVIANETVAEKLFWEETPAIYRVHEDPDKAKVQALNETLIKFGYSMKNMDEIHPGKFQDIINKTTGIPEGYLIHKLILRAMQRARYANKNLGHFGLASKYYLHFTSPIRRYSDLVVHRMLGRSIERFINEGEKTKYLADFEAVASNISKTERIADKLEEDSVKIKLIEYMQDKIGETFVARLSGMNKNKIFMELENHIEVVYNITSSRDNFIYDEENFKIINKKTNESFTMGNTLKVSVVSASYEKMEIEVIPFEDEKE; this is encoded by the coding sequence ATGAGAGAGAAAAAATCTAAAAAAAATAAAAAAGAAGTAGAGAGATTTAAAGAAAATAAAAACGAAAATAAAAATAAAAGTGAGAAAAAAGACAGAAAAGATAGGAAAAATAGAAAAGACAATAAATTTTTTGAAAAAAAAGTTTTGAAAAAAAATGAAAGTGAAAATGAAAAAATAAAAAAATTTGAGGAAAGAGAAGAAAAAGAACTAGAATATTTAAAAAAAGTATTGGCAGAATATGAATTTAATTTTCAAGAAATTTTGCAGCTTTTAGAGTGGAGTCCTAAAAAAAGGAAAATTTACAAGATGCTGTTAAATCATTGGGAAGAAAAGGGAGAAATCTTTTTAAAAAGAAATGGAAAGTACACTTTGCCTGAAAAAGAAGGATTTTTGCGAGGAGAAATTTCGATTGGAAATGGAAACTTTGGATTTTTGGATATTTTAGGAGAGCACAGCGTGTTTATTCCTGGAGCATATTTGAATACGGCGATGGACGGCGACACGGTTTTAGTGCGAATTTTGAAAGAAAGCAGTAGTTCTAAAAAAAGAGAGGGTGAAGTTGTAAATGTAATTAAGAGAAACAGAGAGATTATAGTTGGGATTTTTGAGCACAATTTGAGCTTTGGCTTTGTTCGTCCAAAAAATTCTCCAAGTGATATTTACATTCCAAAAAAATTTATAAAAGGTGCAAAAACTGGGGATTTAGTAGCTGTAAAAATTGATTTTTGGGGAGACGATACACGAAAGCCAGAAGGAGAAATTGTGAGTGTTTTGGGAAATCCGCAAGATACAGAAGTTTTGATTTCGTCGTTGCTTTTAAATGAGGGAATTGAAGAAAAGTTTCCTAATGAAGTTTTAAAAGAGCTAGATAAAATTGACGAAGATTTCACAAATGAACTTTCAAATAGAAAAGATTTGCGAAATCTTGACATCATTACGATTGATGGAGCGGATGCAAAAGATTTGGATGACGCCGTGTATGTTGAAAAAATGGAAGATAGGTATAAACTTATTGTAAGTATCGCTGATGTTTCTCATTATGTTGTCGAAAATACTGCACTTGACAGTGAAGCACTAAAACGAGGAAATTCTATTTATCTTGTTGACAGAGTGATTCCAATGCTTCCAAGAAAACTGTCAAACAATCTTTGTTCACTTAATCCAAACGAAGATAAACTAACTTTTTCGGTTGAAATGGAGATTGATTTTAAAGGAAAAGTTGTAAAAAATAATTTTTATAAATCAGTTATAAAATCTAAATATAGAATGACTTACGATGATGTGAATAAAATTTTTGATTATCAAAGAGATAAAAAGAGTGAAAACAACGGAAAAAATGAAAAAACTGAAAATTTATCTGAAGAAAAAAAAGAAAGATTTTTAGAAAATAAAAAAGTTTTTGAAAAATATGAAAAGATTTCGGAAATGCTAAAAAATATGTTGGAACTTTCTAAAATAATTCGTGCGAATAAAAAGAGAAGAGGGAGCATTGATTTTGAACTTCCAGAAATAAAAGTTGTACTAGATGAAAACAAACTTGTGAAAGACATTAAACTTCGTTCTCGTGGGGAAGCTGAGAAGTTAATTGAAGACTTTATGGTAATTGCAAATGAAACTGTGGCAGAAAAACTATTTTGGGAAGAAACTCCAGCGATTTACAGAGTTCATGAAGATCCAGACAAAGCGAAAGTTCAGGCTTTAAATGAAACACTTATAAAATTTGGATATTCAATGAAGAATATGGATGAAATCCATCCTGGAAAGTTTCAAGATATTATAAATAAAACAACTGGGATTCCAGAAGGATATTTAATCCATAAATTAATTTTACGAGCTATGCAAAGGGCAAGATATGCAAATAAAAATCTTGGGCATTTTGGTCTAGCTTCTAAATATTATTTGCACTTTACTTCGCCGATTAGACGATATTCAGATTTGGTTGTCCATAGAATGCTTGGGCGTTCGATTGAAAGATTTATAAACGAAGGAGAGAAAACTAAATATTTAGCTGATTTCGAAGCGGTGGCAAGTAATATTTCTAAAACTGAGCGAATTGCTGATAAATTGGAAGAAGATAGTGTAAAAATTAAATTAATTGAATACATGCAAGATAAAATTGGTGAAACTTTTGTAGCAAGACTTAGCGGAATGAATAAAAATAAAATATTTATGGAGCTTGAAAATCATATTGAAGTTGTCTATAATATCACAAGTTCACGAGATAATTTTATTTACGATGAAGAAAATTTTAAAATTATAAATAAAAAGACAAATGAAAGTTTTACGATGGGAAATACGCTAAAAGTGAGCGTTGTGAGTGCAAGTTATGAAAAGATGGAAATTGAAGTTATTCCGTTTGAAGATGAAAAAGAATAA
- a CDS encoding helix-turn-helix domain-containing protein has translation MKYNLAFKYRIYPNKEQELLINKTFGCVCFVYNTILYAANKFYQETGKNKIITPASLKSENQCGIEYKRCWKRNVEILGNKKTGQGLSEELGKYIWLAKAGTSQEAPASKSGSSSLKIKGDGDEREKI, from the coding sequence ATGAAATATAATTTAGCATTCAAATACAGAATTTATCCAAATAAGGAGCAAGAATTATTGATAAACAAGACTTTTGGATGTGTTTGTTTTGTTTACAATACGATTTTGTATGCTGCAAATAAATTTTATCAAGAAACTGGAAAAAATAAAATAATTACACCTGCTAGTTTGAAAAGTGAAAATCAATGCGGCATTGAATATAAGAGATGCTGGAAAAGAAATGTTGAAATATTAGGAAATAAAAAAACAGGGCAGGGGCTGTCCGAAGAGCTTGGTAAATATATTTGGCTAGCAAAAGCAGGTACTTCCCAAGAAGCTCCCGCTTCTAAAAGCGGGAGTAGTTCACTCAAAATAAAAGGTGATGGAGATGAGAGAGAAAAAATCTAA
- a CDS encoding GerMN domain-containing protein, whose translation MAEEIKKKKGFFRKNGWVMLLVLATAGVVAMSFYDKDNADTIEVTVDKGSEEERIQNNAENYQTIDIFVYDRNTRTVNEKEVTIPKQLNLVEGDFINEIIKNSNYINENMKFRSAYNLRINNVNTTVVKLNGEFLNLKKNPELFNGFSQAVSNTILKNFSNIQSVVIQIDGETNVGE comes from the coding sequence ATGGCAGAAGAAATTAAGAAAAAAAAAGGTTTTTTTAGAAAAAATGGCTGGGTAATGTTGCTTGTTTTAGCGACTGCTGGAGTTGTAGCCATGAGCTTTTATGACAAAGATAATGCAGATACGATTGAAGTAACTGTGGATAAAGGTTCGGAAGAAGAGAGAATCCAAAATAATGCAGAAAATTATCAGACAATTGATATTTTTGTGTACGATAGAAATACTAGAACTGTAAATGAAAAAGAAGTGACAATTCCTAAACAGCTGAATTTAGTTGAAGGAGATTTTATTAATGAAATTATAAAAAATTCAAATTATATTAACGAAAATATGAAATTTAGAAGTGCTTATAATTTGAGAATAAATAATGTCAATACAACAGTTGTCAAATTAAATGGAGAATTTTTAAATTTGAAAAAAAATCCTGAATTATTTAATGGTTTTTCTCAAGCTGTATCGAATACAATCTTGAAAAATTTTTCAAATATTCAAAGCGTTGTAATTCAGATAGATGGGGAAACAAATGTCGGGGAATAA